Proteins found in one Ischnura elegans chromosome 11, ioIscEleg1.1, whole genome shotgun sequence genomic segment:
- the LOC124168101 gene encoding probable G-protein coupled receptor Mth-like 4, translating to MAERTTAYMYVVVTTIALLQMTSSCPEGICLRANDLMADEKKSAESKAHLENEISLRRGFVNSIGHNEVISLSECPCKSETSCLRKCCPLDSVLNKETRRCIEDETFTGKGTKARRSSRSVVNNYVASSNRRCFGDCPSGEELYIYDLSGNNSAYLTQKSGEICASHGNDSFCLKPDGLCIDYVSSPRGLVVASCRNATATNVKTLTWKGYHYPSHIMPKMIATMLFISSLSLTGTFLVYSCFRELRSLHGNCLLCHMASLIVYYLIVIIRRFRSVEMRHDGWSCLALDVSRYYFYLAPFSWLNVTCFDISMSFMNLRHRHIGHFGKTEWMKFACYSLYSWTTPVAALIASFHIDLSYKGIDFSHIDISKWCSAKHFSSSYYRYIPMSVYMGISVALFVTTAIKINRINTSTSILRSDGQVQRNAVDKDKRFKLYAKLLVVMGFLSWVMEPIFWTVHEWMIADRTDYRSTVWFFMLIIRNLQGLFISVVFLWNEKVRKLVKKAVRKNLGWLTSGSGSRSHEMSSISRLQSSQTQQGPL from the exons ATGGCTGAAAGGACAACTGCTTATATGTACGTGGTTGTAACGACCATTGCATTGTTACAAATGACTTCGTCTTGCCCTGAAGGGATTTGTCTAAGGGCAAATGATCTCATGgccgatgaaaaaaaatcagcagaGTCTAAAGCACACCTCGAGAATGAAATAAGTCTTCGACGAGGATTTGTGAACTCCATTGGCCACAATGAAGTTATAAGTTTATCGGAATGCCCGTGCAAGTCGGAAACATCCTGCTTAAGGAAATGCTGCCCGTTAGATAGTGTGCTGAATAAAGAAACTAGAAG GTGCATTGAGGATGAAACATTCACGGGGAAAGGAACGAAAGCGAGGAGGTCATCGAGAAGTGTCGTCAACAATTACGTGGCTTCAAGCAACAGACGCTGCTTCGGTGACTGCCCATCTGGAGAGGAACTGTACATATATGACTTGAGCGGGAATAATTCTGCATATTTAACACAGAAATCTGGAGAAATCTGCGCGTCTCACGGGAATGACTCCTTCTGCCTCAAACCAGACGGGTTGTGCATAGACTACGTATCATCTCCGAGGGGTTTGGTCGTCGCATCTTGCAGAAACGCCACCGCGACAAATGTCAAGACACTCACGTGGAAAGGCTATCACTACCCGTCGCACATCATGCCCAAAATGATCGCGACAATGCTTTTCATATCATCGCTGAGTCTCACCGGCACCTTCCTGGTATATTCCTGCTTTCGCGAACTACGAAGCTTGCACGGGAATTGTCTTCTTTGCCATATGGCGAGTTTGATCGTCTATTACTTAATCGTCATCATCAGGAGATTCCGCTCGGTCGAAATGAGGCATGACGGGTGGAGCTGTCTCGCGTTGG ATGTTTCCCGCTACTACTTCTACCTTGCTCCATTCTCCTGGCTGAACGTGACTTGTTTCGACATTAGCATGTCCTTCAT gaATCTTAGGCATAGGCACATAGGCCACTTTGGAAAGACAGAGTGGATGAAATTCGCGTGCTATTCCCTGTATTCTTGGACTACTCCAGTTGCAGCGCTCATTGCGAGTTTCCACATTGACTTGAGCTACAAAGGAATAGATTTCTCCCACATCGATATAAGCAAATGGTGCTCAGCGAAAC ATTTCTCATCGTCTTACTATCGCTACATTCCGATGTCAGTGTACATGGGGATAAGTGTGGCACTCTTCGTCACGACCGCTATTAAGATAAACCGAATTAACACCTCCACTTCCATCCTACGAAGCGATGGACAGGTGCAGAGGAACGCAGTCGACAAAGATAAGAG GTTTAAACTATATGCGAAACTCCTGGTCGTCATGGGTTTCCTGTCATGGGTGATGGAGCCCATATTTTGGACAGTTCACGAATGGATGATAGCGGACAGGACTGACTACAGGAGTACCGTTTGGTTCTTCATGCTGATCATACGAAATCTCCAAGGCCTCTTCATTTCGGTGGTTTTTCTTTGGAACGAAAAAGTGCGGAAATTGGTGAAAAAAGCCGTGCGGAAGAACCTCGGATGGCTAACTTCCGGATCTGGATCCCGCAGTCACGAAATGTCGAGCATCAGTCGACTACAATCCTCTCAAACCCAACAAGGTCCATTGTGA